The following are from one region of the Paracoccus sp. S3-43 genome:
- a CDS encoding IS481 family transposase, with protein MGQVRHGSATTTHAVRAAIQRSQASLATLSRELGINPKTVAKWRKRATVDDLKTGPKEPRSTVLTEAEEAAIVAFRLHTLLPLDDCLYALQPSIPHLTRSALHRCLQRHGISRLPDVEGDKPKRSKFKRYPIGFFHIDIAEVQTAEGKLYLFVGIDRTSKFAVTQLVDKADRKTAWEFLQHMLEAVPYQVHTILTDNGIQFAEQPRNRNTIYSRPMRFDMICEANGIEHRLTKPNHPWTNGQVERMNRTIKDATVKRFHYTSHDELRTHLADFMAAYNFARRLKTLGGLTPYEYICKIWTSEPDRFILNPIHQMPGLNT; from the coding sequence ATGGGCCAGGTTCGTCACGGGAGCGCCACGACCACGCACGCCGTCAGAGCTGCAATACAACGATCGCAAGCTTCGCTCGCGACGCTGAGCCGGGAGCTCGGCATTAACCCCAAGACAGTGGCGAAGTGGCGCAAGCGAGCGACGGTCGATGATCTCAAGACAGGGCCGAAGGAGCCACGCTCCACGGTTTTGACAGAAGCCGAGGAGGCGGCCATCGTCGCGTTCAGGCTGCACACGCTTTTGCCGCTGGACGACTGCCTCTATGCCCTGCAGCCATCAATTCCACACCTGACACGCTCAGCGCTGCATCGGTGCCTTCAGCGCCACGGCATCTCTCGACTGCCCGACGTGGAAGGCGACAAGCCGAAACGGTCGAAGTTCAAGCGCTACCCTATCGGCTTCTTTCATATCGACATCGCCGAGGTGCAGACTGCTGAAGGCAAGCTTTACCTGTTCGTCGGCATTGACCGCACGAGCAAGTTTGCCGTGACCCAGCTCGTCGACAAGGCGGACAGGAAGACAGCTTGGGAGTTCCTGCAGCACATGCTCGAAGCCGTGCCCTATCAGGTCCATACCATCCTCACCGACAACGGTATTCAGTTCGCCGAGCAGCCTCGGAACCGGAACACCATCTATTCCAGACCTATGCGCTTTGACATGATCTGCGAGGCCAACGGCATTGAGCACCGCCTGACGAAGCCCAACCACCCGTGGACCAACGGTCAGGTCGAGCGGATGAACCGCACGATCAAGGACGCCACCGTCAAACGCTTTCACTACACCAGCCACGACGAGCTCCGCACGCATCTCGCCGACTTCATGGCAGCCTACAACTTCGCGCGTAGGCTCAAGACCCTCGGCGGCCTCACGCCCTACGAATACATCTGCAAGATCTGGACATCAGAGCCAGACAGATTCATCCTAAACCCGATCCACCAGATGCCGGGACTGAACACCTAG
- a CDS encoding hybrid-cluster NAD(P)-dependent oxidoreductase — MPKPRLHWAAEPWSDDEPLECAMVVPETADAATFTFRAPSGAWFDYLPGQFITLDLPLPSGNVQRTYTISSSPSRPLSISVTVKAQRASLATRWMLDHLRPGMRIRAFGPSGIFSSHRHPAKKHLFISAGSGVTPMMSMTTWAWDSGEMPDIVFVHAARSPSDIIFRRRLEQFADRVPGLQLRFTVEENDPFTAWHGYRGRLNQIMLGLMAPDYLDREVFCCGPEPFMQSVRDMLVSLGFDMDHYHQESFGAPIKTEADAPVIDDVAPEEGAKAQITFAASGVTTPCAETDTVLAVARRSGLNIPSGCTFGLCGTCKIRKISGDVHMLHNGGISDEDIADGYILACCSHPLGRVEVEA; from the coding sequence ATGCCGAAACCACGCCTGCACTGGGCCGCCGAGCCGTGGTCCGACGACGAGCCTCTGGAATGCGCGATGGTGGTGCCGGAAACGGCGGACGCCGCCACCTTCACCTTTCGGGCGCCGTCGGGGGCGTGGTTCGATTACCTGCCGGGGCAGTTCATCACCCTTGACCTGCCCCTGCCGTCCGGCAACGTGCAGCGGACCTATACGATCAGCTCCAGCCCGTCGCGGCCGCTGTCGATCTCGGTCACGGTCAAGGCGCAGCGCGCGTCGCTGGCGACCCGCTGGATGCTGGACCACCTGCGGCCGGGGATGCGGATCAGGGCCTTCGGCCCGTCGGGGATCTTTTCCAGCCACCGGCACCCGGCGAAGAAGCATCTGTTCATCTCGGCCGGGTCGGGCGTCACGCCGATGATGTCGATGACCACCTGGGCCTGGGATTCGGGCGAGATGCCGGACATCGTCTTCGTCCATGCCGCCCGCAGCCCGTCCGACATCATCTTCCGCCGCCGCCTGGAACAGTTCGCCGACCGCGTGCCCGGCTTGCAGCTGCGCTTCACGGTCGAGGAGAACGACCCCTTCACCGCCTGGCACGGCTATCGCGGGCGGCTGAACCAGATCATGCTGGGGCTGATGGCGCCGGACTATCTTGACCGCGAGGTGTTCTGCTGCGGCCCCGAACCCTTCATGCAGTCGGTCCGCGACATGCTGGTGTCGCTGGGCTTCGACATGGACCATTACCACCAGGAAAGCTTCGGCGCCCCCATCAAGACCGAGGCCGACGCCCCGGTGATCGACGATGTCGCCCCCGAGGAGGGCGCGAAAGCCCAGATCACCTTCGCGGCCAGCGGCGTCACCACCCCCTGCGCGGAAACCGACACGGTTCTGGCGGTCGCCAGGCGGTCGGGCCTGAACATCCCCTCGGGCTGCACCTTCGGACTGTGCGGCACCTGCAAGATCCGCAAGATCTCGGGCGATGTGCATATGCTCCACAACGGCGGCATCAGCGACGAGGATATCGCCGACGGCTATATCCTGGCCTGCTGTTCCCATCCCCTGGGCCGGGTCGAGGTCGAGGCCTAG
- a CDS encoding aromatic ring-hydroxylating dioxygenase subunit alpha: protein MNTTFTASLIAERIPGFALPRGLYCTEQAFQDDLEHIWYREWLFAGPACEIPRTGNFVTLNVGAYPVIVLRGADGRIRAFHNVCRHRGQRLCPKTNGSTPKLVCPYHQWTYDLDGKLLYARDMGEGFDAGTYGLKPVHCVDLGGMVFICLARIPPAINDLAASLMRYVAPSGLADSKVAFSSTIVEKGNWKLVMENNRECYHCSGSHPSLCRTYSDDPLMTVMEGPNSASPEILAHWARCDAANLPSRFTNAPDMQWRMARVPLMDNQESFTMSGKAAVARRMGTIPWNDAGSLMFYHFPSSWNHFLPDHAIVFRILPISPTETEVTTKWLVHKDAVEGQDYDLQKLTEVWLATNDEDRRVVEENQRGILSPAYQPGPYSPTQEAGVIHLIDWYCGLMARRLSPTSVAAE from the coding sequence ATGAACACGACCTTTACCGCCAGCCTGATCGCCGAGCGCATCCCCGGCTTCGCCCTGCCCCGCGGCCTCTATTGCACGGAACAGGCCTTCCAGGACGATCTTGAGCACATCTGGTATCGCGAATGGTTGTTCGCGGGCCCAGCCTGCGAGATCCCCAGGACCGGCAATTTCGTGACGCTGAACGTGGGCGCCTATCCGGTGATCGTCCTGCGCGGTGCCGACGGCCGGATCCGCGCCTTCCACAACGTCTGCCGCCATCGCGGCCAGCGGCTGTGCCCCAAGACCAACGGCAGCACCCCCAAGCTGGTCTGTCCCTATCACCAGTGGACCTATGACCTGGACGGCAAGCTGCTGTATGCCCGCGACATGGGCGAGGGCTTCGACGCCGGCACATACGGGCTGAAGCCGGTCCATTGCGTCGATCTGGGCGGCATGGTGTTCATCTGCCTGGCCCGGATCCCGCCCGCGATCAACGACCTGGCCGCCAGCCTGATGCGCTATGTCGCGCCCTCGGGCCTGGCCGACAGCAAGGTCGCCTTCTCCTCGACCATCGTCGAGAAGGGCAACTGGAAGCTGGTGATGGAGAACAACCGCGAATGCTATCATTGCAGCGGCTCGCACCCGTCGCTGTGCCGGACCTATTCCGACGATCCGCTGATGACGGTGATGGAAGGCCCGAATTCCGCCAGCCCCGAGATCCTCGCGCACTGGGCGCGCTGCGATGCCGCGAACCTGCCGTCGCGCTTTACCAACGCGCCCGACATGCAGTGGCGCATGGCGCGGGTGCCGCTGATGGACAACCAGGAAAGCTTCACCATGTCGGGCAAGGCCGCCGTGGCGCGGCGCATGGGCACGATCCCCTGGAACGACGCGGGCAGCCTGATGTTCTATCACTTCCCGTCAAGCTGGAACCACTTCCTGCCCGATCACGCCATCGTCTTCCGCATCCTGCCGATCAGCCCCACCGAAACCGAGGTCACGACCAAATGGCTGGTCCATAAGGACGCGGTCGAGGGACAGGATTACGACCTGCAAAAGCTGACCGAGGTCTGGCTGGCCACCAATGACGAGGACCGCCGGGTGGTCGAGGAAAATCAGCGCGGGATCCTGTCGCCCGCCTATCAGCCCGGCCCCTATTCGCCGACCCAGGAAGCGGGCGTCATCCACCTGATCGACTGGTATTGCGGGCTGATGGCCCGCCGCCTGAGCCCGACCAGCGTCGCGGCGGAGTAG
- the nrdH gene encoding glutaredoxin-like protein NrdH produces the protein MTITVYSKPACVQCTATTRALDARGLSYDVIDLTEDEAAMERVMALGYRQAPVVVAGESHWAGFRPDMIGRLA, from the coding sequence ATGACCATCACCGTTTATTCCAAGCCGGCCTGCGTGCAATGCACCGCGACCACCCGCGCCCTCGATGCGCGCGGGCTGTCCTATGACGTGATCGACCTGACCGAGGACGAGGCCGCGATGGAACGGGTAATGGCGCTTGGCTATCGGCAGGCGCCGGTGGTGGTAGCGGGGGAATCGCATTGGGCGGGCTTTCGCCCCGACATGATCGGCCGCCTGGCCTGA
- the nrdI gene encoding class Ib ribonucleoside-diphosphate reductase assembly flavoprotein NrdI, with translation MPGLVFFSSASGNTARFVARLGLPALRIPIRPADPMPVVDAPFVLICPTYADGQGRGAVPKQVIHFLNDPRRRALLRGVIGAGNRNFGATYALSARVIAEKCNVPVLWRFELAGTETDIQKVRTGLHQFRGLECLTV, from the coding sequence ATGCCTGGGCTGGTCTTCTTTTCCTCGGCCTCGGGCAACACGGCGCGCTTCGTCGCGCGCCTTGGCCTGCCCGCGCTGCGGATCCCGATCCGGCCCGCCGATCCGATGCCGGTGGTGGACGCGCCCTTCGTGCTGATCTGCCCCACCTATGCCGACGGGCAGGGGCGCGGCGCGGTCCCGAAGCAGGTGATCCACTTCCTGAACGATCCCCGCCGCCGCGCCCTGCTGCGCGGCGTCATCGGCGCGGGCAACCGCAATTTCGGCGCCACCTATGCGCTGTCGGCCCGCGTCATCGCGGAAAAATGCAATGTCCCCGTGCTGTGGCGATTCGAACTGGCGGGGACCGAGACTGACATTCAAAAGGTCCGCACGGGCCTGCATCAATTCCGGGGGTTGGAATGCTTGACGGTGTGA
- the nrdE gene encoding class 1b ribonucleoside-diphosphate reductase subunit alpha yields MLDGVKPDLDYHALNAMLNLYDADGRIRFEADRMAARQYFLQHVNQNTVFFHNLDEKLRYLVDEGYYEPEVLDQYSKNFQRAIWDAAYARKFRFPTFLGAFKYYTSYTLKTRDGQRYLERYEDRVVMVALALARGDEALAMRFMEEMLSGRFQPATPTFLNAGKKSRGELISCFLLRIEDNMESIGRSINSALQLSKRGGGVALMLTNLREAGAPIKGIENQSSGVIPVMKLLEDSFSYANQLGARQGAGAVYLNAHHPDIMRFLDTKRENADEKIRIKTLSLGVVIPDITFELAKKNQDMYLFSPHDVQKVYGVPFAEISVTEKYAEMVDDKRIKKRKINAREFFQTIAEIQFESGYPYIMFEDTVNRMNPVHGRITMSNLCSEILQVNEASEFNEDLSYSHLGTDISCNLGSLNIAATMDGPDFGATVEAAIRALTAVSEMSAIDAVPSIRRGNDEAHAVGLGQMNLHGFLARERIHYGSPEGVEFTSVYFAAVAFHAIRASNLLAQEKGSTFKDFEKSTYADGSFFDKYTDRDWLPVLPEVARVFETVTLPTRDDWAALKADVMEHGLYNRNLQAVPPTGSISYINNSTSSIHPIVSKIEIRKEGKIGRVYYPAAFMSNENLEYYRDAYEIGPEAIIDTYAAATEHVDQGLSLTLFFPAEATTRDINRAQIYAWKKGIKTIYYIRLRQTALEGTEVQGCVSCTL; encoded by the coding sequence ATGCTTGACGGTGTGAAACCGGATCTGGACTATCACGCGCTGAACGCGATGCTGAACCTGTATGACGCGGACGGGCGCATCCGGTTCGAGGCCGACCGCATGGCCGCGCGGCAGTATTTCCTGCAACATGTGAACCAGAACACCGTCTTCTTCCACAATCTGGACGAAAAGCTGCGCTATCTGGTGGACGAGGGCTATTACGAGCCCGAGGTGCTGGACCAGTATTCCAAGAATTTCCAGCGCGCCATCTGGGACGCCGCCTATGCGCGCAAGTTCCGCTTTCCGACCTTCCTGGGCGCGTTCAAGTATTACACCAGCTATACGCTGAAGACCCGCGACGGGCAGCGTTACCTGGAACGCTACGAGGACCGGGTGGTCATGGTCGCGCTGGCCCTGGCGCGCGGCGACGAGGCGCTGGCGATGCGCTTCATGGAGGAGATGCTGTCGGGCCGCTTCCAGCCCGCCACGCCGACCTTCCTGAACGCGGGCAAGAAATCGCGCGGAGAGCTGATTTCCTGCTTCCTGCTGCGGATCGAGGACAACATGGAGTCCATCGGCCGGTCGATCAACTCGGCCTTGCAACTGTCGAAACGCGGCGGCGGCGTCGCGTTGATGCTGACCAACCTGCGGGAAGCCGGGGCGCCGATCAAGGGGATCGAGAACCAGTCCTCGGGCGTCATCCCGGTGATGAAGCTGCTGGAGGACAGCTTCAGCTATGCCAATCAGCTTGGCGCGCGGCAGGGGGCGGGGGCGGTCTATCTGAATGCGCACCACCCCGACATCATGCGTTTCCTGGACACCAAGCGCGAGAACGCCGACGAGAAGATCCGCATCAAGACGCTGAGCCTCGGCGTGGTGATTCCCGACATAACCTTCGAGCTGGCGAAGAAGAACCAGGACATGTATCTGTTCTCGCCCCATGACGTGCAGAAGGTCTATGGCGTGCCCTTCGCGGAAATCTCGGTGACCGAGAAATATGCCGAGATGGTGGACGACAAGCGCATCAAGAAGCGCAAGATCAACGCCCGCGAGTTCTTCCAGACCATCGCCGAGATCCAGTTCGAATCCGGCTATCCCTATATCATGTTCGAGGACACGGTGAACCGGATGAACCCGGTTCATGGCCGCATCACCATGTCGAACCTGTGCAGCGAGATCCTGCAAGTGAACGAGGCGTCCGAGTTCAACGAGGATCTGAGCTATTCCCATCTGGGCACTGATATTTCATGCAATCTCGGCTCACTGAACATCGCGGCGACGATGGACGGCCCCGATTTCGGCGCCACCGTCGAGGCCGCGATCCGGGCGCTGACCGCCGTGTCGGAAATGTCGGCCATCGACGCCGTCCCCTCGATCCGGCGCGGCAATGACGAGGCGCATGCGGTGGGCCTGGGCCAGATGAACCTGCACGGGTTCCTGGCGCGCGAACGCATCCATTACGGATCGCCCGAGGGGGTGGAGTTCACGTCCGTCTATTTCGCCGCCGTGGCCTTCCACGCGATCCGCGCGTCGAACCTGCTGGCGCAGGAGAAGGGCAGCACCTTCAAGGATTTCGAGAAGTCGACATATGCGGACGGGTCGTTCTTCGACAAATACACGGATCGCGACTGGCTGCCGGTGCTGCCCGAGGTGGCGCGGGTCTTCGAGACCGTCACCCTGCCCACGCGCGACGACTGGGCGGCGCTGAAAGCCGATGTGATGGAGCACGGCCTCTATAACCGGAACCTTCAGGCGGTGCCGCCGACGGGGTCGATCAGCTATATCAACAATTCGACGTCTTCGATCCATCCCATTGTGTCCAAGATCGAAATCCGCAAGGAGGGCAAGATCGGCCGGGTGTATTATCCGGCGGCCTTCATGTCGAACGAGAACCTGGAATACTATCGCGACGCCTACGAGATCGGCCCCGAGGCGATCATCGACACCTATGCCGCCGCCACCGAGCATGTCGATCAGGGCCTGTCGCTGACGCTGTTCTTCCCGGCCGAGGCGACGACGCGGGACATCAACCGCGCGCAGATTTACGCGTGGAAGAAGGGCATCAAGACGATCTACTATATCCGCCTGCGCCAGACCGCGCTGGAAGGGACCGAGGTTCAGGGCTGCGTGTCCTGCACCCTGTAA
- the nrdF gene encoding class 1b ribonucleoside-diphosphate reductase subunit beta, translated as MKDQVMRTVARAINWNRLDDEKDLEVWNRLTVNFWLPEKVPLSNDVQSWATLRPEERELTIRVFTGLTLLDTVQNTIGAPSMMPDAITPHEEAVLSNIAFMEAVHARSYSSIFSTLCLTKEVDEAFRWSEENPHLQGKARLILDEYKAGSDPLKRKVASVFLESFLFYSGFYLPMYWSSRAKLTNTADLIRLIIRDEAVHGYYIGYKYQRGLERVSEAKRAEMKDFAFSLIFELYEIEQNYTAELYDGIGLTEDVKAFLHYNANKALQNLGYEALFPPQVCEVNPAILAALSPDSENHDFFSGSGSSYVIGKAVATEDEDWDF; from the coding sequence ATGAAGGATCAGGTGATGCGGACGGTCGCGCGCGCGATCAACTGGAACCGTCTGGACGACGAGAAGGATCTGGAGGTCTGGAATCGGCTGACGGTGAACTTCTGGCTGCCGGAAAAGGTGCCGCTGTCCAATGACGTGCAAAGCTGGGCGACGCTGCGCCCCGAGGAACGGGAGTTGACGATCCGCGTCTTCACCGGGCTGACGCTGCTGGACACGGTGCAGAACACCATCGGCGCGCCCTCGATGATGCCGGATGCGATCACCCCGCACGAAGAAGCGGTGCTGTCCAACATCGCCTTCATGGAGGCGGTCCATGCGCGATCCTATAGCTCGATCTTCTCGACCCTGTGCCTGACCAAGGAGGTCGACGAGGCCTTCCGCTGGTCCGAGGAGAACCCGCATCTGCAAGGCAAGGCGCGGCTGATCCTGGACGAATACAAGGCGGGCAGCGATCCGCTGAAGCGCAAGGTCGCCTCGGTCTTCCTCGAAAGCTTCCTGTTCTATTCGGGCTTTTACCTGCCGATGTATTGGTCCAGCCGCGCCAAGCTGACCAACACCGCCGACCTGATCCGCCTGATCATCCGCGACGAGGCGGTGCATGGCTATTATATCGGCTACAAGTATCAGCGCGGGCTGGAACGGGTCAGCGAGGCGAAGCGGGCCGAGATGAAGGACTTCGCCTTCTCGCTGATCTTCGAGCTTTACGAGATCGAGCAGAACTATACCGCCGAGTTGTATGACGGCATCGGGCTGACCGAGGATGTGAAGGCCTTCCTGCATTACAACGCGAACAAGGCCTTGCAGAACCTTGGTTATGAAGCGCTTTTCCCGCCTCAGGTCTGCGAGGTGAACCCGGCGATCCTGGCGGCGCTGTCGCCGGACAGCGAGAACCACGATTTCTTCAGCGGGTCCGGGTCGTCCTATGTCATCGGCAAGGCCGTCGCGACCGAGGACGAGGACTGGGATTTCTGA
- a CDS encoding NAD(P)H-hydrate dehydratase, translating into MLTGTEVLTTAQMRAIESAAMTSGEVTGLELMQRAGRAVAGQIRLRWPRPGRVTVLCGPGNNGGDGYVVARLLHRAGWRVRVLGMDNMPGPDAAETRRRWREVGPIAPLTEAVLRGDADSDLYVDAIFGTGLTRPPEGEIAALLAQLFRPGGESGHQPCLIAIDCPSGLCLDSGRPLPLPHGRFDSGARLTVAFDSPKPGHLIGLGPLLCGDLVIADIGLRSWRERNPTDRGLRPAALQTLWPPFDIPDDRRQPPGMSALAKHSVAQSHKYSHGHALILAGGPAKGGAARLSARAALRIGAGLVTVGATRDALPDHAGSPDALMRRAVDDGKDLREVLGDKRVNALCIGPGCGIDRAAALLAEALGARRPAVLDADALTALSRAPDLMAALHHTCVLTPHGGEFARLFPDIAERLDAPPLQGPAYSKLDAARDAAARCGAVVLLKGPDTVIAAPDGPAVIHSAFDVPWLATAGAGDVLSGIITGLLARGLPPLDAASLGALIHAKAARAFGPGLIADDLPDMIPAVLRALQKSQSSSSVATALPMT; encoded by the coding sequence ATGCTGACAGGCACCGAAGTCCTGACGACCGCCCAAATGCGCGCCATCGAATCCGCCGCGATGACCAGCGGCGAGGTGACGGGGCTGGAGTTGATGCAGCGGGCGGGCCGCGCCGTGGCAGGGCAGATTCGCCTCCGCTGGCCCAGGCCGGGGCGGGTGACGGTGCTGTGCGGTCCGGGCAACAACGGCGGCGATGGTTATGTGGTGGCGCGACTGCTGCACCGGGCGGGCTGGCGGGTGCGGGTTCTGGGGATGGACAACATGCCGGGACCGGACGCGGCCGAGACGCGGCGGCGGTGGCGCGAGGTCGGGCCGATCGCGCCGCTGACCGAAGCCGTGCTGCGCGGCGATGCCGACAGCGACCTTTACGTCGATGCGATCTTCGGCACCGGCCTGACCCGCCCGCCTGAAGGCGAGATCGCCGCCCTTCTTGCGCAACTCTTCCGACCTGGCGGTGAGTCAGGTCATCAACCTTGCCTTATCGCCATCGACTGCCCCAGCGGGCTTTGCCTGGACAGCGGAAGACCGTTGCCCCTGCCCCATGGCAGGTTCGACAGCGGCGCCAGGCTGACGGTGGCCTTCGACAGCCCCAAGCCCGGCCATCTGATCGGCCTTGGCCCGCTCCTGTGCGGCGATCTGGTCATCGCCGACATCGGTCTGCGGTCATGGAGGGAACGCAACCCGACCGATCGCGGTCTGCGCCCGGCGGCTTTGCAGACCCTTTGGCCGCCGTTCGACATTCCCGATGACCGGAGGCAACCGCCCGGCATGTCGGCACTTGCCAAGCATTCCGTTGCGCAATCCCACAAATACAGCCACGGCCATGCCCTGATCCTCGCCGGAGGCCCCGCCAAGGGCGGCGCGGCACGGCTGTCCGCCCGCGCGGCGCTGCGGATCGGGGCGGGGCTGGTCACGGTCGGCGCGACGCGGGACGCCTTGCCCGACCATGCGGGCAGCCCCGACGCGCTGATGCGGCGCGCGGTGGATGACGGCAAGGACTTGCGAGAGGTGCTGGGGGACAAGCGCGTCAACGCGCTCTGCATCGGGCCGGGCTGCGGCATCGACCGCGCCGCCGCCCTGCTGGCCGAGGCCCTGGGCGCGCGACGCCCCGCCGTCCTGGATGCCGACGCCCTGACGGCCCTGTCGCGCGCCCCCGATCTGATGGCCGCCCTGCACCACACCTGCGTCCTGACCCCGCATGGCGGCGAATTCGCCCGCCTGTTCCCGGACATCGCCGAACGGCTGGACGCCCCGCCCCTGCAAGGCCCCGCCTATTCCAAACTGGACGCCGCCCGCGACGCCGCCGCCCGTTGCGGCGCTGTGGTCCTGCTGAAAGGCCCCGACACCGTCATCGCCGCCCCCGACGGCCCCGCCGTCATCCATTCCGCCTTCGACGTGCCCTGGCTTGCCACCGCGGGCGCGGGCGACGTGCTGTCAGGCATCATCACCGGCCTTCTGGCGCGCGGCCTGCCGCCGCTGGACGCCGCCAGCCTGGGCGCGTTGATCCATGCCAAGGCCGCCCGCGCCTTCGGCCCCGGCCTGATCGCCGACGATCTGCCGGACATGATCCCCGCCGTCCTGCGCGCGCTTCAGAAATCCCAGTCCTCGTCCTCGGTCGCGACGGCCTTGCCGATGACATAG
- a CDS encoding P-II family nitrogen regulator: protein MKKIEAIIKPFKLDDVKEALQDVGVQGLSVTEVKGFGRQKGHTELYRGAEYVVDFLPKVKIEMVLPDDQVEAAIDAIVGAARTEKIGDGKIFVSPVEQAIRIRTGETGDDAV, encoded by the coding sequence ATGAAGAAGATCGAGGCGATCATCAAGCCGTTCAAGCTGGACGATGTGAAGGAGGCGCTTCAGGACGTGGGCGTGCAGGGTCTTTCCGTCACCGAGGTCAAGGGCTTCGGCCGCCAGAAGGGTCATACCGAGCTTTATCGCGGCGCGGAATACGTGGTCGATTTCCTGCCCAAGGTGAAGATCGAGATGGTGCTGCCCGACGATCAGGTCGAGGCAGCCATCGACGCCATCGTCGGCGCCGCCCGGACCGAGAAGATCGGCGACGGCAAGATCTTCGTCTCTCCGGTCGAGCAGGCGATCCGCATCCGCACCGGTGAGACCGGCGACGACGCCGTCTGA
- the glnA gene encoding type I glutamate--ammonia ligase, producing MKVNDVLALLKDEEVAYVDVRFTDPKGKLQHVTLDVDLIDEDFFEEGFMFDGSSIAGWKSIDQSDMKLIPDPASAYLDPFYAEKTLCVHCNVVEPDTGEAYSRDPRGTAVKAEAYLKSTGIGDAFYCGPEAEFFIFDDVRYSVTPQKVSFQIDSVDAAWNTDTEYEMGNQGHRAAHKGGYFPVNPIDAGQDIRGEMLSTMKRMGMKVDKHHHEVASGQHELGLIFGGLTEQADNIQKYKYVIHNVAHAYGKSVTFMPKPMKGDNGSGMHVNMSIWKDGKPLFAGDKYADLSQEALYFIGGILRHAKALNALTNPSTNSYKRLIPGFEAPVLRAYSARNRSGCVRIPWTESPKAKRVEARFPDPAANPYLAFAALLMAGLDGIKNRIDPGPASDKDLYDLPPEELAEIPTVCGSLREALEELEKDMDFLLAGDVFTRDQLESYIKLKWEEVYAYEHTPHPIEYAMYYSC from the coding sequence ATGAAAGTCAATGATGTCTTGGCTCTGCTGAAGGACGAGGAGGTCGCCTATGTCGATGTCCGCTTCACCGATCCCAAGGGCAAGCTTCAGCATGTGACGCTGGACGTGGATCTGATCGACGAGGATTTCTTCGAGGAAGGCTTCATGTTCGACGGATCGTCCATCGCCGGCTGGAAGTCGATCGACCAGTCCGACATGAAGCTGATCCCGGACCCGGCCTCGGCCTATCTGGATCCGTTCTATGCCGAAAAGACGCTGTGCGTGCATTGCAACGTGGTCGAACCCGACACCGGCGAGGCTTACAGCCGCGACCCGCGCGGCACCGCCGTCAAGGCCGAGGCCTATCTGAAATCGACCGGCATCGGCGACGCCTTCTATTGCGGCCCCGAGGCCGAGTTCTTCATCTTCGACGACGTGCGCTATTCGGTCACGCCGCAGAAGGTCAGCTTCCAGATCGATTCCGTCGATGCGGCCTGGAACACCGACACCGAATACGAGATGGGCAACCAGGGCCATCGCGCGGCCCACAAGGGCGGCTATTTCCCGGTCAACCCGATCGACGCGGGCCAGGACATCCGCGGCGAGATGCTGTCCACCATGAAGCGGATGGGCATGAAGGTCGACAAGCACCACCACGAGGTCGCCTCGGGCCAGCACGAGCTGGGGCTGATCTTCGGCGGGCTGACCGAACAGGCCGACAACATCCAGAAATACAAATACGTCATCCACAACGTCGCCCATGCCTATGGCAAGTCGGTGACCTTCATGCCCAAGCCCATGAAGGGCGACAACGGGTCGGGGATGCATGTCAACATGTCGATCTGGAAGGACGGCAAGCCGCTGTTCGCGGGCGACAAATATGCCGACCTGTCGCAAGAGGCGTTGTATTTCATCGGCGGCATCCTGAGGCACGCCAAGGCGCTGAACGCGCTGACCAACCCCTCCACGAACAGCTACAAGCGGCTGATCCCCGGCTTCGAGGCGCCGGTGCTGCGCGCCTATTCGGCCCGCAACCGCTCGGGCTGCGTGCGCATTCCCTGGACCGAATCGCCCAAGGCCAAGCGCGTCGAGGCGCGTTTCCCCGATCCGGCGGCCAACCCCTATCTGGCCTTCGCGGCGCTGCTGATGGCGGGGCTGGACGGGATCAAGAACCGGATCGACCCCGGCCCCGCCTCGGACAAGGATCTGTATGACCTGCCGCCCGAGGAACTGGCCGAGATCCCGACCGTCTGCGGGTCGCTGCGCGAGGCGCTGGAAGAGCTTGAAAAGGACATGGATTTCCTGCTGGCGGGCGATGTCTTCACCCGCGACCAGCTTGAATCCTATATCAAGCTGAAATGGGAAGAGGTCTATGCCTATGAACATACGCCCCATCCCATTGAATACGCGATGTATTACAGCTGCTGA